DNA from Toxoplasma gondii ME49 chromosome X, whole genome shotgun sequence:
CAGAGAGTGCGCCAGCCTTGGCCTCGTgtggggagacgaagggacTCGCGCAGGGTTGCTGCGCACCCGACTGTTCACGCCTCCAGACCACACACCCCATTTGCTCGCCGAGACCGGCGCATCGTGTCTGGAGGATCTTTTTCCAGGAACTGTTCCCCAGCTTCTCTCGCActtgccttcgcctcctcctgtGCCTGGCGTCGCCCGCGCCTCGCGCAGCTCGTCTCCACTTGCCGGTGGGTCTTCCCTGGCCTGTGCGTCACCGTGGCCGCGGTCCGCCACTCCGTTCTTCGCTGCGAACATGCCTGCGCTACTCCCGGGGCGCGGTCCGATGCGCGTCACCAAGTGGCTAGACGGCCAAGTTTCCGACCCCCAGAGTGACTCTTGCTTGCGCGGAGGAGCGAGCCGGGTGGAGCGCGCGgccgcgcttctctgtggGAGGTCAGAGGAGGAGCAAGAACGAGAGCGGAGTGTGGACGAGAGGCGTCTGAGAAAGGCGATAGGAGTGACGGACGAAGACGAGtcagaaagagagcgagaaacagagggaggCGTACACGAGAGACTCTCCCGATGTGCAGCGGCGACAGCCGCAGACAGGGCAAACAACTTGCTGGGGCTtggagtggagagaggccCTGAAGTAGCCGGAGGGCGGCTAGGAGGGTACTGGACCACGGAGAGCGAAGTGTACCCGCAGAGAATTGGGGAACTGGAAGGAGAAGGTCTGGGCAGTCCGGACCCAGTTGCTGCATCTGCGCTCGTGACCGCGGTCCAGGACAGCCGCGAAAATCTCAACTGCTTGACAGGCGTTTTGACAACTCTGCGCCTGTCGTCGAGAGACTCTGAAGGCGACTTCGATCTGCCGCTCTTCGTCCAGTCCCGGAAGTGGCGCGCTAAGTACAACCGGAGGTCGCTTGATCTCAAGGGAACGGTGGCAAGGAGCAAAGCGCTGGGGTATCCTGCCGGCCTACAAATCCCTGAAACGTATCGCGACCTAAAGaattgcatgcagcggcccCCGAGCATCGATGCTGCAGACAGCCGCGCATGGCGCTCAGCAGAGGCGCCCCGGGCCGCCAAAAAAGTCTTTTCAGAAGGGCGGCGAGCGACGGATCGAGACGAACAGGTCGCGTTCGTGGAGGATGAGGTCACGGAGCAGCTCCTTTTCAACGCGAACGCCGCAGTCGAAGGAACCACGCTTTACAACAATCTTTTGTGTAAATATGGGCTAGAAACGCGTTGTTTTTCAACTTCTTCGGCCCCAGGTAATACAGCGTTTGAGTCGAGACTTGCAAGAAGCGACGCCGACCCTACGGCCTCTTCACAGTCGGCTTCCGCTCTCTCGCATGctgctgtctcgccttctctcgcttcggcTCTGCCGGTCTCTTCACTTCTGTTGGAAGACGCGGCGGATGCTGTTGGAGACAGGAGTGAACTCGAGACTGGAAGCCAAGCGGAGGCGGCGATCCCGACTTCTGAGGcgagctgcatgcggagagagaagcatgtCGGAGAGGAGTCTCGAGCCGACAAGGGCGCTTTCCTGAGGAGCGCAAGCGATAGCACtcatgcagaggaagacggtcTCTCAGGTGGAAAGGACGCCAGCAGCCGGGAAGGCGGAtccgaagaaagggaagaggcGGCCCACGAGGCCGCCGACAGCCTCTGGTCGCTTGTTCTCAATCGGAACATTGCGGCGCTTCCAGGGTTCATGACAGTTGGCCGATACGAGTGCGATTTGCTTCCGAAAcgctctgcgttttccaggAAACAGCTGGCGGGCCTGGTCGCGGGCTCCAGACCTCTCcccgttcttccttcttcttccgacaCTCCCGGATCAGCCTCAACAGAGCTTCTGGCGGAACGAGTTGCATGCGCTTTGACGCtggacgaaggcgaggcttGGAACCCCTCAGACGCCTCGGACCTCGACGACTTCCTCGAGAGCTCCTGCGCGCCCAACGCCCTCCGGCGGGGAAGACAGGCCGTCGTCCCGGTTCGAGGggcgcgaaggagacgcggcgcAGACCTCGGGCtctcgccgccgccttcctccccTGCCGTTCGTTGTCGGTCGCTGGTTCGCTGGTCTCAACAgcgtcctttcttctcgaatGTGTCTGCCTGTGCTGGCGCCGCAGACTCACGCAGAGAAGAATGGAAGGACGCCGGCAAGGTGGCCAAGCCGGGGTCAGAGAGTGCGTTGACCTCGCgagatctgcatgcgtcgacagGCCTCGTAAATGCCGCTCTGGACAGCTCGGAacagaagagcggagagagggagagttctctctccccgcaGGAGCGAATCCTAACacaggtgaagaaggaatTGGAAGACGAGCGAgtgcgagagaagcaaacgatTCGCGACAAAGACTCAGAGAAGGGACAAGGGGGGGAGAGCAACCACCACATGCCAGGGACTGCGAATGGACAACGCACTCCGAATGAGGGCGAGGCACCTatggagacggaggaagcTCCGACCCTGGAGCCTTCAAACGGCATGCATCGAGATGGACAGGACGCCGGGGctcgcatgcactcgagcAGCACAAGAGCCCTTGAGGGTGCTGTCGAAGACGAGCCGAAAGTGACACTCCCTGACAAAGACGAACCCCATGCAAGTGCCTTATGCGGGGAAAGGGAAAAGCAGCGCcagtcttttttctcttcggtTTCGTCTAGGGAAGACGCCCAAGACGAAGATTCGCGGTGGTGTGTCGCTGGTGGGATGTACAACGGCTGGAAGGGGACGTATGACGTCTGGATTTACCGTCGTGTGTCAGCAGCTCTCCGCGAAggcaagggagaagaagaaaagcggcgagaaggcgagaagagaaagacagggaaAGGGAAGCAGAGCGTCCACACGGCGTCTCTCGGCGCTGGCGGAGCCCAGGGGCTTTCACCTGGCGAAACACAGGCTTCGGGTCTGGCTCCAGGATCGACCCCTCTGGGGTCTGCGGGCACTCTGTCTGCGGGGCGCAACGGTGAAGAGACACGCGAATCGACGGGAAGCCCGGcaggcgccttcgcctcctcttcttcgttagCTGCCAAAGGGCAAAACGGACATGCTTCGGTCGAGGAcctgaagacgcagaaggaggaGTCTTTGGGTTGCGTGCTCAGCGCCTCTGCTTTGCCTCTGAACCCTCACAGTggggagacaagagaagacagTGCAGGGAGGGACGAGGAGAAgggcgaagagagggagagagacgagaatgAGCCCCCTCTTTATGAGTGGCGCGTGaagcgtttttctgctctcaTTCACGGCCATGAGAAGGCTTCGCGACTCGCATGCAAGTACTGCGTCTACCTGGAAAGGTTTGGGCGAATTCGAGGGCGGCTGTCTATCTGCAGCACTTGTTGCCGGGACGCGTGCTCCGGCTGCATGccttcgaagaagagagctgCGGGCGCGGACTTCTCGCCCCACTGCAGAAACGGCCGGGACGCGGGCGTTGGCGGGGCCGGTAGGGCCCCAAAGCGCCGCGTGCAGGCCAAGAAGGGTGCGGCAGGGGCTGCCGGTGTCTGCGGCGACAGGGCCAGGAAGGGCAAGGGCGAGGACGAgcccgagagagacggactggaccgacgagaagagggaggcaCTCCGTCCTCAAAACAGACAGCTGAGCGGCGTGgcgcggcgaagaaggaaggccgagaagaagacgaccgCGTCGATGGGAAAGGCACCTCCTTGTCTTTGGAGAACAACAGTTTCGAAAGCTCCTGCCCCGCTATGCGGTCGTCTTTGCGCGCGTCGTTTGAGGTGAAaggccctctgtctccgtcatCGGCGGACGACAGACCGAACGAAGGAGCCGCGGGCCGCGGCGCGCCTCCTGGCTCCGAAGGGCCTTCGCGAGACCTCGCCCTTCGGTCGCACTCCTTCAGCTCGGCTTCCAGTTCTCGGAAAAGTGCGAAGAACGCTGCAGAGTCTCTGCGACGCATAGCCGGACCTCTGTTCAGGAGCTCTGGAGACCTCACGGCCTCTCAGCTGGGCGCTGAGACTGAGGAATCCGACGTTTTGCAGGACGTCTTCGAGCTCTACTCAGAAGCAGGCGAGGCGTGGGAAACCTGCAcgacgcctgtctcctttaGCCCTTCTCTCAGTGTCGCGTCGAGGGACACTCTAGTCGTCTTGGGGGGGAGCCAGACAACTGCGGTGGCCCGGCTCGACTCCGGCAAGATGAGCGAAGCTGTCCGGAGAAGCTCGAACGCCCTCAGCGCAGCAGCCTCGTCATTCCCGAAGGGCAAAGGTTTCGGAGGCGCTAGCaaaaagacagacagcgTCACGCTGTCCTTCCTCGCGCGCGTATGCCGGAACCTGAGgatgtttcttctcctttgtcaGCACAACACTGTCGCTGGGGGCCTCCCTGGCGACTCCAAGTGTGTCTGTCGCGCCCAGAGCGGGCCTGGAGGCGCTGGCCTCGCGGGCGCAGACGGTCGCGCTCCGGGAGACTTAGGAGACAGCAAGGGGACAGCGATTGCGAGGGGTCCAGGCGGCGCGGCAGGTCGAGCACACGGGTCGGAGCCATGGGCGAGTCCGAATTACACGGGCGGGCCTTTCTTTCCGCCTGCGGGTTCAGCGCCATCGGGATGGCCGCCTGTGGCGCAGGCCAATTCAAGACCTGAAGTCCTCTCGGCGATTCAGGGAGCGCAGGGGCAGGGCCCACATGTTGCACATTCGCTTCGTCTTGCCGCCTCACTGTCTCCAGCGCAGACCACTAGTGAAAGTTTCCTCGCCCCAGAGTCGTTTGCGGCTGGCGTCCGCCCGCTCCTTGAAGGCTCGCTGTCCGTTTTGATCCCTGAGGAGCCCCAGGTGGGCCTGGGGCCGTCTGCAGGCCAGCAGCTCGCGTCatcgtcgctctcgccagGTGTCTCTGTGAAGGCGGAGCCTTCGAGCTATTTTCAGAGTGCTCAAGGGACATGTCGAGACGTATCTGCGGGGGCTAGAACAGCGATGCCCTCTAGTTTTCTAGAACAAGGCCGCCCAGGGGCGGCTCCGGGTCACGCGCCCTCGGGTGTCGGACGCTGTCCCCCCCAGGGCCGAGACGCTTCGCCGGGGTGCCCAGGGTTTCGCACTCCTCCAGCTGGATTTGACGGGCCGAGTTCGAGCGGCGCAGGgtactctctctctccctatGGTTACCCTGGCACAGAAATCTCGCCCCATCTGGCTCCGTTTTTCCCGGAGCCTTACCGCCGCTTCCGTGAGTCCCGAGGAGGCCCAGCTTGGATCCACTCGCCGGGTTCTGTCGACGTACCGTCTTCCGGACTTCAGAGCCCGTTCACCGGCTTCCACGCCACCTCAGGAAGTTCCCCGCCTCGCTTGGGACCGTCGGAGGGGGCGTCGTTTGCTGAGGCCTCGCCGCGGGCTCTTGCGGGAGATTTGGGCCCTGCCGGCTTTTTGGGCGCGAGCGCCGGGGCGCCCGCCGCGGAAGGCCGAGGCCCGTTATTTGACCCAAGTGCGGAAGGAGAGGGCAAGTTTGCGCCTGACGCGGGAGCCTTGGGGACCGTGGAGGGACCGGCGGACTGCAGGACCCAGGGCGAGACGGGCCGAACTGcggacgaggacgagaagaagaaggcgaagaaggcgaagaagcacgGGCGAATCACGGACATCGAAGAGCGACTCGCGCGGGAAGAGCCGTACGATGTCgtggaggaaggagacgatcCTGAGCCGACGAGACAGCTGGGGCTcgaagcgacggagaaagaacaggacGTTCCGAGGAGTGGAGACTCGAAAAGCCCCGATCAAGACTCGCCGGGGCAACCTGCAGATATCATGCACGGCTATTTCAAAGCGAGGGTTCGAAATAGACGCGTCAAAGATGGACTGCTCCTACGCATGGTAAGCGGCAAGCGTCGTCGAACAGGCGATCGAACACCGCTGCAAACTCGTATCGGGTGTGGACGAACGCGTATTTAGAGATTCCTCCACCTTCCAGGGGACTGTTTGTGGTTCAG
Protein-coding regions in this window:
- the AP2X8 gene encoding AP2 domain transcription factor AP2X-8 (encoded by transcript TGME49_214960); translated protein: MDFERGESPGDSRGSVAFLHHTEKLERLPGTGETTIRGMSFTPPYICMERPPRANCEALRLKSPPENRAFSSRSESPSPTPFARECASLGLVWGDEGTRAGLLRTRLFTPPDHTPHLLAETGASCLEDLFPGTVPQLLSHLPSPPPVPGVARASRSSSPLAGGSSLACASPWPRSATPFFAANMPALLPGRGPMRVTKWLDGQVSDPQSDSCLRGGASRVERAAALLCGRSEEEQERERSVDERRLRKAIGVTDEDESERERETEGGVHERLSRCAAATAADRANNLLGLGVERGPEVAGGRLGGYWTTESEVYPQRIGELEGEGLGSPDPVAASALVTAVQDSRENLNCLTGVLTTLRLSSRDSEGDFDLPLFVQSRKWRAKYNRRSLDLKGTVARSKALGYPAGLQIPETYRDLKNCMQRPPSIDAADSRAWRSAEAPRAAKKVFSEGRRATDRDEQVAFVEDEVTEQLLFNANAAVEGTTLYNNLLCKYGLETRCFSTSSAPGNTAFESRLARSDADPTASSQSASALSHAAVSPSLASALPVSSLLLEDAADAVGDRSELETGSQAEAAIPTSEASCMRREKHVGEESRADKGAFLRSASDSTHAEEDGLSGGKDASSREGGSEEREEAAHEAADSLWSLVLNRNIAALPGFMTVGRYECDLLPKRSAFSRKQLAGLVAGSRPLPVLPSSSDTPGSASTELLAERVACALTLDEGEAWNPSDASDLDDFLESSCAPNALRRGRQAVVPVRGARRRRGADLGLSPPPSSPAVRCRSLVRWSQQRPFFSNVSACAGAADSRREEWKDAGKVAKPGSESALTSRDLHASTGLVNAALDSSEQKSGERESSLSPQERILTQVKKELEDERVREKQTIRDKDSEKGQGGESNHHMPGTANGQRTPNEGEAPMETEEAPTLEPSNGMHRDGQDAGARMHSSSTRALEGAVEDEPKVTLPDKDEPHASALCGEREKQRQSFFSSVSSREDAQDEDSRWCVAGGMYNGWKGTYDVWIYRRVSAALREGKGEEEKRREGEKRKTGKGKQSVHTASLGAGGAQGLSPGETQASGLAPGSTPLGSAGTLSAGRNGEETRESTGSPAGAFASSSSLAAKGQNGHASVEDLKTQKEESLGCVLSASALPLNPHSGETREDSAGRDEEKGEERERDENEPPLYEWRVKRFSALIHGHEKASRLACKYCVYLERFGRIRGRLSICSTCCRDACSGCMPSKKRAAGADFSPHCRNGRDAGVGGAGRAPKRRVQAKKGAAGAAGVCGDRARKGKGEDEPERDGLDRREEGGTPSSKQTAERRGAAKKEGREEDDRVDGKGTSLSLENNSFESSCPAMRSSLRASFEVKGPLSPSSADDRPNEGAAGRGAPPGSEGPSRDLALRSHSFSSASSSRKSAKNAAESLRRIAGPLFRSSGDLTASQLGAETEESDVLQDVFELYSEAGEAWETCTTPVSFSPSLSVASRDTLVVLGGSQTTAVARLDSGKMSEAVRRSSNALSAAASSFPKGKGFGGASKKTDSVTLSFLARVCRNLRMFLLLCQHNTVAGGLPGDSKCVCRAQSGPGGAGLAGADGRAPGDLGDSKGTAIARGPGGAAGRAHGSEPWASPNYTGGPFFPPAGSAPSGWPPVAQANSRPEVLSAIQGAQGQGPHVAHSLRLAASLSPAQTTSESFLAPESFAAGVRPLLEGSLSVLIPEEPQVGLGPSAGQQLASSSLSPGVSVKAEPSSYFQSAQGTCRDVSAGARTAMPSSFLEQGRPGAAPGHAPSGVGRCPPQGRDASPGCPGFRTPPAGFDGPSSSGAGYSLSPYGYPGTEISPHLAPFFPEPYRRFRESRGGPAWIHSPGSVDVPSSGLQSPFTGFHATSGSSPPRLGPSEGASFAEASPRALAGDLGPAGFLGASAGAPAAEGRGPLFDPSAEGEGKFAPDAGALGTVEGPADCRTQGETGRTADEDEKKKAKKAKKHGRITDIEERLAREEPYDVVEEGDDPEPTRQLGLEATEKEQDVPRSGDSKSPDQDSPGQPADIMHGYFKARVRNRRVKDGLLLRMTAVLVGKGFYDLETVEPGAPRRRGGWGESGEEEEESETKYLFSNPASQKPCDFILYFDTRENRDASVAILNQALPAPPPRLPPKNGESQARRTLRQLYDHFLEPKCQCLEDKTLKVKHGVINLLGFPRLYVKLHCSMSWDERLSLFSSFLHWLCREDDSQPPPWSSPELHPELLAYLVDLGRKGFASGGAATTAVVNAPDLPLDDSALSKKNAALIRAYMQQDTGASGPSGSVGATSSDPEAPRKDDEAEEGEKDDSNAALVEGPAPETSGDSTGAAQPCGKGREEREAGDKRGPGNEGCGKGDGFGSPVAVAGTTAAPGETESVSCPSSTSGGGASSALSSGPSDSAAAPDGCESSPVALESASLLSFSPSAARAEVLTVPGVGLVNFSLPDGVKFDKSKLAFRCYWREGHAGVVTVGAGAAVSPSSGAGTFVPSRPTVCTAQNKSRTFSCRKYGLYQSRVLALQARLLSELLWPQPPSPARLRVSAMAAVVYGLIAAPMPFTDPWQAVCGVSVAEDALRQRREVWKNLLDPRQRRPAPAPISQLSLPPVSGPPHASSATQELPNRPGTPWPGQETVCGARGPAPGLASAWATYGNPGDRDAAEPQSTYVGRGPAGAEGPGGGIAVHREWARNSGSEAAQPCQFGRAVERPVPGPQSSLGPGGDNRGDHMAYDQSPAGPASNAPGPTPPFVGPFSPGLVLRHGPPAFSQDPSLHRPPFAAGTGPAGQRLASDSPYPLKNEASPQLAMAHAPGFENSDGFQGEQPLAKQRKIEGASDRPVPDEGQVLGTISHGKSPAARPVDGDFAPDGRSPLFSQDASGVGGGRPSGVGGQLAAGGKGHFATAPFGSGTLPTTRGPSQPGGDGLSHRSGTEPAAAYSSPAGAAYPSASNASPIYGAAPKREGDSPFGPAPPSGYCRPGSPAVDPKLPGSVPSSGNLDSVNYGSFFPGQQAPQGDGRIAPWGSGHVGAPRGEARGSERVGHAGASRGLTGHELEEGQGGPGEEGAGRERQRKRRKSAMSMSSQGENTPLFAPTSLPPVPFASGDSLADGSGSDFGQQLGPPFSHGSHAPPFPEANAVGSQHFTADNLETPGLPAELGGGDGRRQSGSTHEEVSGPRAGGEKGEFSLEGAPQAAAQQLSAETLTFLLGTNVVWEENEKRWRVQVRPPSPRGCDGEGADGKLGGEKKKRKRDGFSAGGERRRSSTGNEPDDQHKAGTLEWVSMAQLHQAQKLQNQLVGKMERGKGEGGDEERLGGDGRGNIFFDANGSDENAKKAALLKARRWLRRRIVQGQILVTGLSRDGLFSSRPDEPERSSSVSTGAFTGSSPNDKPTDLNAAVPPLSPFFSPIPFGATTAPHRPSPGFYPPAPAHPTEDGCRPPMPAPVPMHAPQGPVDSRTYRGARPVYPGSDVTPQTCHGVRPESMQEEGRAALLAEQGSAFFVSGDGKGDNRGATVGQIRQGTVRVMQSQTASQSLDQGFDLPHPPAPGPAYRGVPVGHGPSGPYYLNGGCVAQRPYATFSNLAGPVQGSFPPLEFSNGGLPTTALGRRGSDSGPQGAGRNASQMQPGFASRPHGPERLGRESAPQSGAPPGFSPHAHGRGERDRPSFSGATTMPLASLTAFSHPAAGPMFVGTEGRGQQGDIHPNLCGVAPVGGPRGPAHAPMPAYGPGGAAGPPRDDRRAEGGAPGVSHSDIFLANDRRLHPEMCLHSAPSWGPAGTFASPDNRQNAEPWPAAHASSNNFFDYTGVNMPAAGPPIQLDWSKVRGAGG